Proteins from a single region of Schistocerca gregaria isolate iqSchGreg1 chromosome 3, iqSchGreg1.2, whole genome shotgun sequence:
- the LOC126356357 gene encoding cuticle protein 12.5-like — MYKLVILLCSVAAAHAGYLGGYAAPAVAVAPALAAPAVAVAHAPVAVAPAASSYANTYRVSQTARLLAAPAIAAAPVAYAAPAIHAPVAYAAPALAAPLLKVH, encoded by the exons ATGTACAAGCTG GTGATCCTTCTGTGCTCCGTGGCCGCCGCCCACGCCGGCTACTTGGGAggctacgccgcccccgccgtcgccgtGGCGCCTGCCTTGGCCGCCCCCGCCGTTGCAGTCGCCCACGCCCCAGTGGCCGTGGCTCCCGCCGCCTCCTCGTACGCCAACACGTACCGCGTGTCGCAGACCGCCCGCCTCCTggccgcccccgccatcgccgccgcccctgtggcctacgccgcccccgccatccACGCCCCTGTGGCCTACGCCGCCCCTGCTCTCGCTGCTCCTCTCCTCAAAGTGCACTGA